The following coding sequences lie in one Cannabis sativa cultivar Pink pepper isolate KNU-18-1 chromosome 5, ASM2916894v1, whole genome shotgun sequence genomic window:
- the LOC133037724 gene encoding NAC domain-containing protein 91-like: MAVGEMKVSSLNSLPLGFRFRPTDEELVDFYLRLKINGEDEQVSVIREIDVCKLEPWDMPDLSVIPTRDPEWFFFCPQDRKYPNGNRLNRATNAGYWKATGKDRKIRSGRTTEIGMKKTLVFYTGRAPKGKRTNWVMHEYRPTLKELDGTNPGQNPFVICRLFKKQDETVESYKCEDAEPALSSPNAQCSIDDEESDLAVAQEPLPCVEQESKVSIRMEYPAAKTPEEIGTDFGCDANEAEDNVKEESTSEVDVQLRQDLDMFYDPPSETYVDCKMFSPLHSQMQSELGSTCAYYPGTGENQYGTNESDDITQFLNSILNDFEQNGSEELSSGSIQVTDVHATRSVISDEGDMAEFGEEFLNPINDLKPVLSNDAVIQIRRRSQPRQNQMTPDEIRARHGDAPKRIRLQRKLQISCSFKSFSKPEEEPNTTMNKEKDAEHHANDHPDEPLEKGTSREYYGKMKTRSFTIQDTGKKVLKTSLGGSNQTFSMMFRVAVIAVLFISFTSIWKCLV; this comes from the exons ATGGCCGTCGGTGAAATGAAAGTTTCGTCTTTGAATTCGTTGCCTTTGGGGTTTAGATTTCGACCCACGGATGAGGAACTTGTTGATTTCTACCTGCGTTTGAAGATCAATGGTGAGGATGAACAAGTCTCTGTCATTCGCGAAATCGATGTTTGTAAATTGGAGCCATGGGATATGCCTG ATTTATCAGTTATACCAACAAGGGATCCAGAGTGGTTCTTCTTCTGTCCTCAGGACAGAAAATACCCAAATGGAAATAGGTTAAACCGTGCTACAAATGCAGGGTATTGGAAAGCAACTGGTAAAGATCGTAAGATAAGGTCTGGAAGAACAACTGAGATTGGTATGAAGAAGACACTGGTTTTCTACACAGGGCGTGCTCCTAAGGGTAAGAGGACTAATTGGGTAATGCATGAATACCGCCCCACGTTGAAGGAACTCGATGGAACTAACCCCGGTCAG AATCCCTTTGTAATTTGTCGTCTTTTCAAGAAACAAGACGAGACTGTTGAGAGTTACAAGTGTGAGGACGCAGAACCAGCATTGTCATCTCCTAACGCACAATGTTCTATTGATGATGAAGAGTCTGATCTAGCAGTAGCTCAGGAGCCTCTGCCTTGTGTAGAGCAAGAGAGTAAGGTTTCGATAAGGATGGAATATCCTGCAGCCAAAACACCTGAGGAAATAGGTACTGATTTTGGCTGTGATGCTAATGAGGCAGAAGATAATGTGAAAGAGGAAAGTACTAGTGAG GTTGATGTTCAGCTAAGGCAAGACTTGGATATGTTTTATGATCCCCCATCTGAGACATATGTAGATTGCAAAATGTTTTCGCCCTTGCATTCCCAGATGCAATCGGAGCTAGGATCAACTTGCGCCTATTACCCTGGCACGGGGGAAAATCAATATGGGACAAATGAGTCCGACGATATTACTCAGTTCCTGAATTCCATTCTCAATGATTTTGAGCAGAATGGCTCTGAAGAATTGAGCAGTGGAAGTATTCAGGTCACTGATGTCCATGCTACGAGGAGTGTGATTTCTGATGAGGGTGATATGGCTGAG TTCGGGGAAGAATTCCTTAATCCTATCAATGATTTGAAACCGGTTTTAAGTAATGATGCTGTAATTCAAATTAGAAGAAGGTCTCAACCCAGGCAAAATCAAATGACCCCTGATGAAATAAGGGCTAGACATGGTGATGCACCGAAAAGAATACGCTTGCAGCGTAAACTTCAAATAAGCTGCAGCTTCAAATCCTTTAGTAAACCCGAAGAGGAACCAAACACAACTATGAACAAG GAAAAAGATGCAGAACATCACGCCAATGATCACCCCGACGAGCCACTCGAAAAAGGAACATCTAGAGAATATTATGGGAAAATGAAAACAAGATCATTCACAATCCAAGATACAGGCAAGAAGGTGTTGAAGACTTCTTTGGGTGGTTCAAACCAAACATTTTCGATGATGTTTCGGGTAGCTGTCATTGCAGTCTTGTTTATAAGTTTCACTAGCATATGGAAATGTCTAGTTTAA
- the LOC115716714 gene encoding IAA-amino acid hydrolase ILR1-like 3, whose product MGWFLILHSLLLFSLFLFPSSLCNTHYANEIFQAAKQEKDWLVSIRRQIHENPELKFEEYNTSALIRSELDKLGVSYSYPFAQTGIVAEIGTGFPPVVALRADMDALPLKELVEWEHKSKVDGKMHGCGHDAHTTMLLGAAKLLSQRKHKLQGTVRLLFQPGEEGGGGASHMIKQGALGVAEAIFGMHVDFTSPTGTIRSKSGPLLAAVSSFEAKIIGRGGHAAEPHQNIDPIIAVSFSILALQQLVSRELDPLSSQVLSVTFVRGGTANNVSPSYVEFGGTLRSRTTDGLHQLIRRLKEVIEGQAAVHRCTAFVSTREEEHPLLPAVVNDERLHEHVKRVGSLLLGSENVKDDKEVMAGEDFAFYQESIPGTMLSIGIRNEEVGSVHSPHSPFFFLDEDVLPIGAALHTALAELYLNDHLHQPFKEVQ is encoded by the exons ATGGGTTGGTTTCTGATTCTCCATTCTCTGCTTCTTTTCTCACTCTTTCTCTTTCCTTCCTCTCTCTGCAATACCCATTACGCCAATGAGATTTTCCAGGCAGCCAAACAGGAAAAAGACTGGTTGGTCTCAATAAGGAGGCAAATCCATGAAAACCCAGAACTTAAATTCGAAGAGTACAATACCAGTGCTCTTATTCGAAGTGAATTAGATAAACTTGGTGTCTCTTATTCTTACCCATTTGCCCAAACTGGCATTGTTGCTGAGATTGGCACTGGTTTTCCACCTGTTGTGGCTTTGAGGGCTGACATGGATGCCCTTCCTTTGAAA GAACTTGTTGAATGGGAGCATAAGAGTAAGGTTGATGGTAAAATGCATGGATGTGGTCATGATGCACATACAACTATGCTTCTTGGTGCAGCTAAGTTGCTTAGCCAAAGGAAACACAAACTTCAG GGAACTGTGAGACTTCTATTCCAACCTGGTGAAGAGGGTGGTGGTGGTGCATCACACATGATAAAACAAGGTGCTCTTGGTGTTGCTGAAGCAATATTTGGAATGCATGTCGATTTCACATCACCAACTGGAACCATAAGATCTAAGTCAGGACCTCTCTTAGCTGCTGTAAGTTCATTTGAAGCAAAAATCATAGGAAGAGGAGGCCATGCCGCCGAACCCCATCAAAATATTGATCCGATCATTGCTGTTTCGTTTTCAATTTTGGCATTACAACAGCTTGTGTCAAGGGAACTCGATCCCCTCAGCAGTCAG GTTCTATCAGTCACCTTTGTTAGAGGTGGGACTGCAAACAATGTAAGTCCATCATATGTTGAATTCGGAGGTACACTCAGAAGCCGCACAACTGATGGTTTGCACCAACTCATTCGTCGGTTGAAAGAG GTTATCGAAGGGCAGGCTGCGGTGCATAGATGCACCGCGTTTGTCAGCACTAGAGAAGAAGAACATCCATTGTTACCTGCTGTTGTAAACGATGAACGGCTACACGAGCATGTCAAGAGAGTTGGAAGCCTTTTGCTTGGTTCCGAGAATGTGAAGGATGACAAGGAAGTGATGGCGGGTGAGGATTTCGCCTTCTACCAAGAATCAATCCCGGGAACCATGCTTAGCATTGGAATCAGAAATGAGGAAGTGGGTTCGGTACACTCACCCCACTCGccttttttctttcttgatGAAGATGTTCTTCCAATTGGAGCTGCATTGCATACTGCCCTGGCTGAGCTTTACTTGAATGATCACCTTCATCAACCATTCAAGGAGGTTCAGTAA